From Alphaproteobacteria bacterium, a single genomic window includes:
- a CDS encoding TIGR03668 family PPOX class F420-dependent oxidoreductase, which yields MAIDKEQATNWLACQRVARLATADRQGAPHVVPVCFALSGNRRAIYIAIDEKPKSGTKPLKRLRNLAENPQAAVMADQYAEDWSQLGWVLVRGRADILQHGAEHDGAQALLTWKYPQYQDMTLDPLPVIALRVQRWTWWGRLDG from the coding sequence ATGGCGATCGACAAGGAGCAGGCCACCAACTGGCTCGCCTGCCAGCGCGTCGCCCGCCTCGCCACGGCCGACCGGCAGGGCGCCCCGCATGTGGTGCCCGTCTGCTTTGCCCTCAGCGGCAATCGGCGCGCGATCTACATCGCCATCGACGAGAAGCCGAAAAGCGGCACCAAGCCGTTGAAGCGCCTGCGCAACCTGGCGGAAAACCCCCAGGCGGCCGTGATGGCCGACCAGTATGCCGAGGATTGGAGCCAGCTCGGCTGGGTGCTGGTGCGGGGCCGGGCGGACATCCTCCAGCACGGCGCCGAGCACGACGGCGCGCAGGCCCTGCTCACCTGGAAATACCCCCAATACCAGGACATGACCCTGGACCCGCTGCCCGTGATCGCGCTCCGCGTCCAGCGCTGGACCTGGTGGGGCCGTCTGGACGGGTGA
- a CDS encoding NAD(P)/FAD-dependent oxidoreductase produces the protein MSASHANARYDAVVVGAGFAGMYMLHNLRKQGFNARVYEAGDDVGGTWYWNRYPGARVDIESMQYSYSFSEELDQEWQWTEKYAPQPEILKYARHVADRFDLRRDIQFNTRVTKAHFDEKAKRWTVETDQGDTVTARFCIMAVGCLSSANKPPFEGIDDFQGPIYHTGEWPHEGVDFTGKRVAVIGTGSSAIQSIPLIAREADQLTVFQRTANFTVPAWNSPVDPEWEAEVKADYPALRAKARARPTGFYFKFNTTPALEASDADRRQTYEEFWARGGLPFLGAYGDLLFNKDANDTIADFAREKIREIVKDPETAELLCPKDVFGCKRLCVDTGYFETYNRPNVKLVDISQSGVERITAAGVVANGEEYPVDAIVCATGFAAMTGSYDKIDIRGRDGQALAKAWEAGPRTYLGLSTHGFPNLFMITGPGSPSVLAQMIQSIEQHVDWMTDCLCHMRDVGAETFEPTLAAQDAWVEHVNQVAAISLRSTCSSWYVGANIPGRPRVFMPYIGGFPIYVQKCNEVQTHGYEGFTFDGAPLRNEAPEVRETERWRVPLDVDVISPAMLASGQVPVV, from the coding sequence ATGAGCGCCTCACACGCGAACGCCCGCTACGACGCCGTCGTCGTCGGTGCCGGCTTTGCCGGCATGTACATGCTGCACAATCTGCGCAAACAGGGCTTCAACGCCCGGGTCTACGAGGCCGGCGACGATGTCGGCGGCACCTGGTACTGGAACCGCTATCCCGGCGCCCGCGTCGATATCGAGAGCATGCAGTATTCCTATTCCTTCTCGGAGGAGTTGGACCAGGAATGGCAGTGGACCGAGAAATACGCGCCGCAGCCGGAAATCCTGAAATACGCCCGGCATGTCGCCGACCGGTTCGACCTGCGCCGCGACATCCAGTTCAACACCCGCGTGACCAAGGCGCATTTCGATGAGAAGGCCAAGCGCTGGACCGTCGAGACCGACCAGGGCGACACGGTCACCGCCCGGTTCTGCATCATGGCGGTCGGCTGCCTTTCGTCCGCGAACAAGCCGCCCTTCGAGGGCATCGACGACTTCCAGGGCCCGATCTATCACACCGGCGAGTGGCCGCACGAGGGCGTGGATTTCACCGGCAAGCGCGTCGCGGTGATCGGCACCGGCTCCAGCGCGATCCAGTCCATTCCGCTCATCGCCCGCGAGGCCGACCAGCTCACCGTGTTCCAGCGCACCGCCAACTTCACCGTGCCGGCCTGGAACTCCCCGGTCGATCCCGAATGGGAGGCCGAGGTGAAGGCCGACTATCCGGCGCTGCGGGCCAAGGCGCGGGCGCGGCCGACCGGCTTCTATTTCAAGTTCAACACCACGCCGGCGCTGGAAGCCAGCGACGCGGACCGGCGCCAGACCTATGAGGAATTCTGGGCCCGCGGCGGCCTGCCCTTCCTCGGCGCCTATGGCGACCTGCTGTTCAACAAGGACGCCAACGACACCATCGCCGACTTCGCCCGCGAGAAGATCCGCGAGATCGTGAAGGACCCGGAAACCGCCGAACTGCTCTGCCCGAAGGACGTGTTCGGCTGCAAGCGGCTCTGCGTCGACACCGGCTATTTCGAGACCTACAACCGGCCGAACGTGAAGCTGGTCGATATCTCCCAGTCCGGCGTCGAGCGCATCACGGCCGCGGGCGTGGTCGCCAACGGCGAGGAATATCCGGTGGACGCCATTGTCTGCGCCACCGGCTTTGCCGCCATGACCGGCTCCTATGACAAGATCGACATCCGGGGCCGCGACGGCCAGGCCCTCGCCAAGGCCTGGGAGGCGGGGCCGCGCACCTATCTGGGCCTCTCGACCCACGGCTTCCCCAACCTGTTCATGATCACCGGCCCCGGCTCGCCCAGCGTGCTGGCGCAGATGATCCAGTCGATCGAGCAGCATGTGGATTGGATGACCGACTGCCTCTGCCACATGCGCGACGTCGGCGCCGAGACGTTCGAGCCGACGCTCGCCGCCCAGGATGCCTGGGTCGAGCATGTGAACCAAGTGGCCGCGATCTCGCTGCGCTCCACCTGCTCGTCCTGGTATGTGGGCGCCAACATTCCGGGCCGGCCGCGGGTGTTCATGCCCTATATCGGCGGCTTCCCAATCTATGTGCAGAAGTGCAACGAGGTGCAGACCCACGGCTATGAGGGCTTCACCTTCGACGGCGCGCCATTGCGCAACGAGGCGCCGGAAGTGCGGGAGACCGAGCGCTGGCGCGTGCCGCTGGACGTGGACGTGATCTCTCCGGCCATGCTCGCCTCCGGCCAGGTGCCGGTGGTCTGA
- a CDS encoding efflux RND transporter permease subunit: MRLPELCIRRPVFATVLSLILCLVGLVSYQRLTVREYPDVDTPVVTVQTTYRGADANIVESQVTKVLEDSLAGIEGIDFMTSISRPESSQITVTFKLNRDPDAAAADVRDRVGRVRGRLPDEITEPVIAKVEADARAMMYLAFTSERHTPPQISDYADRYVTDQLQILPGVASVRIFGERRYSMRLWLDPDRLAALDLTPLDVEEALRSQNVEIPAGRIESTNREFSVLSKTGLSTPEQFDNLVLRRGPDYLVRLSDVGYAEVGPQDTRRVVRFNNETAIGLGVIKQATANPLDVSHAVYAALPAISASLPEGMQVHVAYDSTVFIDESINNVYHTIAEAVVLVVLIIFLFLRSGRATLVPIVTIPIALIGGCALMYLFNFSINTLTLLSMVLAIGLVVDDAIVMLENIYRHVEEGATPFEAALKGSREIGFAIIAMTLTLVAVYVPIGFMAGATGRLFTEFAWTLAGAVLVSGFVALTLSPMMCSRLLRPHTARHGAFFRASERVMDGMAGGYRWALGRALRLRPAVLLLGLAVAGAGYPLMANLKSELAPYEDQGIIRLFFSAPEGATIDYTSRYAAQFEPMVDAIPEIERRFVVSGYPTVSQGLIFISLAPWSERERSAAQVAAALAPKVAQVAGVRAFPILPPSLGQSRHSKPVEIVIGTIEPYEKLDQWVEQIRAKVDSYPGLINVDTDLQLNTPQLRIDIARDKVASLGVDVARLGRTIETLLGGREVTRYEQDGEQYDVIVQMADIDRTNPDDLNRIYVKTPSGTLTALSNLVSITETVAPKELNHFNQLRSAKITANLAPGYSLADGLAVLEKATREVVPAAARIDYSGQAREYKSSSSGIYLTFVLALAFIFLVLAAQFESFVDPFIIMLTVPLSMTGALLALWLADGTLNIYSQVGLVTLIGLITKHGILIVEFANQMQARGVDARTAAIEAAALRFRPILMTTGAMVLGAVPLAIATGAGAQSRHDIGWVIVGGLLVGTFFTLFVIPAVYTYLARKPRHTQVAEQVGTSAPTAAE; encoded by the coding sequence ATGAGGTTGCCGGAACTCTGCATTCGCCGCCCGGTGTTTGCGACCGTTCTGAGCCTGATCCTCTGCCTGGTCGGACTGGTCAGCTATCAGCGCCTGACCGTGCGCGAATACCCGGACGTCGACACCCCCGTCGTCACCGTCCAGACCACCTATCGCGGCGCCGACGCCAACATCGTCGAAAGCCAGGTGACCAAGGTGCTGGAGGATTCGCTGGCCGGGATCGAGGGCATCGACTTCATGACCTCGATCAGCCGGCCGGAAAGCAGCCAGATCACGGTCACCTTCAAGCTGAACCGCGATCCGGATGCGGCGGCGGCCGACGTGCGCGACCGGGTCGGCCGGGTGCGGGGGCGGCTGCCGGACGAAATCACCGAGCCGGTGATCGCCAAGGTCGAGGCCGACGCGCGGGCGATGATGTATCTGGCCTTCACCAGCGAACGCCACACGCCGCCGCAGATCAGCGACTATGCGGATCGCTATGTCACCGACCAGTTGCAGATCCTGCCCGGCGTCGCCTCGGTCCGGATTTTCGGCGAGCGGCGCTATTCCATGCGGCTCTGGCTCGACCCGGACCGGCTGGCCGCGCTCGACCTGACGCCGCTGGATGTGGAGGAGGCGCTGCGCAGCCAGAATGTCGAAATCCCCGCCGGCCGGATCGAAAGCACGAACCGCGAATTCTCGGTGCTGTCCAAGACCGGGCTTTCCACGCCGGAACAGTTCGACAATCTGGTGCTGCGGCGCGGGCCGGACTATCTGGTGCGGCTCTCGGACGTCGGCTATGCCGAGGTGGGGCCGCAGGACACGCGCCGGGTGGTGCGCTTCAACAACGAGACCGCCATCGGCCTCGGCGTCATCAAGCAGGCGACCGCCAACCCGCTGGACGTATCCCATGCGGTCTATGCGGCGCTGCCGGCCATTTCCGCCTCCTTGCCCGAAGGCATGCAGGTGCATGTCGCCTATGACTCGACCGTGTTCATCGACGAGTCGATCAACAACGTCTACCACACCATCGCCGAGGCGGTGGTGCTGGTGGTGCTGATCATCTTCCTGTTCCTGCGCTCCGGCCGGGCGACGCTGGTGCCGATCGTCACCATCCCGATCGCGCTGATCGGCGGCTGCGCACTGATGTATCTGTTCAACTTCTCCATCAACACGCTGACGCTGCTGTCCATGGTGCTGGCCATCGGCCTGGTGGTCGACGACGCCATCGTCATGCTGGAAAACATCTATCGCCATGTGGAGGAAGGGGCGACGCCGTTCGAGGCGGCGCTGAAGGGCAGCCGCGAAATCGGCTTCGCCATCATCGCCATGACCCTGACCCTGGTGGCGGTCTATGTGCCCATCGGCTTCATGGCGGGCGCGACCGGGCGCCTGTTCACGGAATTCGCCTGGACGCTGGCCGGCGCGGTGCTGGTCTCGGGCTTCGTCGCGCTGACGCTGTCGCCGATGATGTGCTCGCGCCTGCTGCGGCCGCACACCGCCCGGCACGGCGCGTTCTTCCGGGCGTCCGAGCGGGTGATGGACGGCATGGCCGGCGGCTATCGCTGGGCGCTCGGCCGGGCGCTGCGGCTGCGGCCGGCGGTGCTGTTGCTGGGGCTGGCGGTGGCCGGGGCCGGCTATCCCCTGATGGCGAACCTGAAATCGGAGCTGGCGCCCTATGAGGACCAGGGCATTATCCGCCTGTTCTTCAGCGCGCCGGAAGGGGCGACCATCGACTATACCAGCCGCTATGCCGCGCAGTTCGAGCCGATGGTCGACGCGATCCCGGAAATCGAACGCCGCTTCGTCGTCTCCGGCTATCCGACCGTGTCGCAGGGGCTGATCTTCATCAGCCTGGCGCCGTGGAGCGAGCGCGAGCGGTCCGCGGCCCAGGTGGCGGCGGCGCTGGCGCCGAAGGTGGCGCAGGTGGCCGGCGTGCGGGCCTTTCCGATCCTGCCGCCGTCGCTCGGCCAGTCGCGGCACTCCAAGCCGGTGGAAATCGTCATCGGCACCATCGAGCCCTACGAGAAGCTGGACCAGTGGGTCGAGCAGATCCGTGCCAAGGTGGACTCCTATCCCGGCCTGATCAATGTCGACACCGACCTGCAACTGAACACGCCGCAACTGCGCATCGACATCGCCCGCGACAAGGTGGCCTCGCTGGGCGTGGACGTGGCCCGCCTCGGCCGCACCATCGAAACGCTGCTGGGCGGGCGCGAGGTGACGCGTTACGAGCAGGACGGCGAGCAGTATGACGTGATCGTGCAGATGGCGGACATCGACCGCACCAACCCGGACGACCTGAACCGGATCTATGTCAAAACGCCCAGCGGCACGTTGACGGCGCTGTCCAACCTGGTGTCGATCACCGAGACCGTGGCGCCGAAGGAGTTGAACCATTTCAACCAGCTGCGCTCGGCCAAGATCACGGCGAACCTGGCCCCCGGCTACTCGCTGGCGGATGGGCTGGCGGTGCTGGAAAAGGCGACGCGCGAGGTGGTGCCGGCGGCGGCGCGGATCGACTATTCCGGCCAGGCGCGGGAATACAAAAGCTCCAGTTCCGGCATTTACCTGACCTTCGTGCTGGCGCTGGCCTTCATCTTCCTGGTGCTGGCGGCGCAGTTCGAGAGCTTTGTCGACCCGTTCATCATCATGCTGACGGTGCCGTTGTCGATGACCGGCGCACTGCTGGCGCTCTGGCTGGCGGACGGCACGCTGAACATCTACAGCCAGGTGGGGCTGGTGACGCTGATCGGCCTGATCACCAAGCACGGCATCCTGATCGTCGAGTTCGCCAACCAGATGCAGGCGCGCGGCGTCGACGCGAGAACCGCGGCGATAGAGGCGGCGGCCCTGCGCTTCCGGCCGATCCTGATGACCACGGGGGCGATGGTGTTGGGCGCCGTGCCGCTGGCGATCGCCACCGGCGCTGGTGCGCAGAGCCGGCACGACATCGGCTGGGTGATTGTCGGCGGCCTGCTGGTCGGCACGTTCTTCACCCTGTTCGTGATCCCGGCGGTCTACACCTATCTCGCCCGCAAACCCCGGCACACGCAGGTTGCGGAGCAGGTGGGGACGTCGGCGCCGACAGCGGCCGAATAG
- a CDS encoding carbamoyl-phosphate synthase large subunit, protein MQRLLIANRGEIAIRIAQTAADLGIETVAVYSQDDAQSLHTRVTDRAVPLEGSGPAAYLDIAGVVQAARNAGADAVHPGYGFLAENGDFARACAAAGLTFVGPTPEQLDLFGDKVEARRLAAERDVPLLPGTDGPTLLDVARAFFAGLEPGTSAMLKAVAGGGGRGMRVIHHEDDLAEAFERSQSEARTAFGRSDVFIEQYLPHARHIEVQVAGDGSGGVIALGERDCSIQRQHQKIVEIAPAPNLHPAVRERLHQAASDLAAAVKYRSLGTFEFLVDGDDRGADTTIAFLECNPRLQVEHTVTECVTGLDLVQIQLALADGRSLASLGLNPARPPQPNGYAVQARVNLEAMQPDGSARPTGGTLTAFDPPSGVRVDHYGYTGYRTNPRFDSLLAKVIVHAPGNGKTDGGLPEALRRTERALRRFRIGGVATNLPVLQRIVAHERVRSGATYTRFIEETIDELLQTPTAPPLHFAAATPSDAKRAGPRVDPNDPLAVLVLGREQNPNAQADAAQPGAAAPGAADASADGPDGPDGTEAVRAPMQGTVVSLARTEGETIVAGEALLIMEAMKMEHVIAAPVSGIVRLIAVEPGETVFEDHALAFVEPADVETGEAAEEEEIDLDAIRPDLAEVEARRAKTLDENRPDAVTRRRKTGHRTARENIADLVDDGSFHEYGAFQVAARRNRSTMEELIDRTPADGLIAGLAHINGDRFADTQSRALVMSYDYTVLAGTQGFNNHHKKDRMFALAAEMQLPLVIFAEGGGGRPGDTDKYFSADLHIPAFNLFAKLSGLVPMVGITTGRCFAGNAVLLGCCDVVIATEGSNIGMGGPAMIEGGGLGVYTPEEVGPMDVQTKNGVVDIAVKDEAEAVAVAKQYLSYFQGPVSDWQAADQRWLRRAVPENRLRVYEVRDVIETLCDQGSVLELRKAFGPGMITCLARIEGRPIGVIANNPKHLGGAIDSPAADKAARFLQLCDAFDIPVLFLVDTPGNMVGPEHEKTALVRHCCRVFVIGANLSVPFFTVSLRKSYGLGAQGMAGGSFHAPYFSVAWPTAEFGGMGLEGAVKLGYRNELAAIEDPEERRRVYEEKVAGMYDQGKALTTATNFEIDNVIDPADTRDWVLAGLRASPPPKPRDGKKHSWIDTW, encoded by the coding sequence ATGCAGCGCCTGCTCATCGCCAATCGCGGCGAGATTGCCATCCGCATCGCCCAGACCGCCGCCGATCTGGGAATCGAGACCGTCGCGGTCTACAGCCAGGACGACGCCCAGAGCCTGCACACCCGCGTCACGGACCGGGCGGTGCCGCTGGAGGGCTCCGGCCCCGCCGCCTATCTCGACATTGCGGGCGTGGTCCAGGCCGCCCGCAATGCCGGCGCCGACGCGGTGCATCCGGGCTATGGCTTCCTCGCGGAGAACGGCGATTTCGCCCGCGCCTGCGCCGCCGCCGGCCTGACCTTTGTCGGCCCCACTCCGGAGCAGCTCGACCTGTTCGGCGACAAGGTGGAGGCGCGGCGCCTGGCGGCGGAGCGGGACGTGCCGTTGCTGCCGGGCACCGACGGCCCCACCCTGCTGGACGTCGCCCGCGCCTTCTTTGCCGGCCTGGAGCCGGGCACGTCGGCCATGCTGAAGGCGGTGGCGGGCGGCGGCGGCCGCGGCATGCGCGTGATCCACCACGAGGACGACCTGGCCGAAGCCTTCGAGCGCAGCCAGTCCGAGGCCCGCACCGCCTTCGGCCGCTCCGACGTATTCATCGAGCAATACCTGCCGCACGCCCGCCATATCGAGGTGCAGGTGGCCGGCGACGGCTCCGGCGGCGTGATCGCGCTGGGCGAGCGCGACTGCTCGATCCAGCGCCAGCACCAGAAAATCGTCGAGATCGCCCCGGCCCCGAACCTGCACCCCGCCGTGCGCGAACGCCTGCACCAGGCCGCCTCCGACCTGGCCGCGGCGGTGAAGTACAGGAGCCTCGGCACGTTCGAATTCCTGGTGGACGGCGACGACCGCGGCGCCGACACCACCATCGCCTTCCTGGAATGCAATCCGCGTCTGCAGGTGGAGCACACGGTGACCGAGTGTGTCACCGGCCTGGACCTGGTGCAGATCCAACTGGCGCTCGCCGACGGCAGGTCGCTGGCGAGCCTGGGCCTGAATCCGGCCCGGCCGCCGCAGCCGAACGGCTATGCGGTGCAGGCGCGGGTCAATCTGGAGGCAATGCAGCCGGACGGCTCGGCCCGGCCGACCGGCGGCACGCTCACCGCCTTCGACCCGCCGTCGGGCGTGCGGGTGGATCATTACGGCTATACCGGCTACCGCACCAATCCGCGCTTCGACTCGCTGCTGGCCAAGGTCATCGTCCACGCCCCCGGGAACGGGAAGACGGATGGCGGCCTGCCGGAGGCGCTGCGGCGCACGGAGCGGGCGCTGCGCCGCTTCCGCATCGGCGGTGTGGCCACCAACCTGCCGGTGCTGCAACGCATCGTGGCGCACGAGCGGGTGCGGTCCGGCGCCACCTATACCCGCTTCATCGAGGAAACCATCGACGAGCTGTTGCAGACGCCCACCGCCCCGCCCTTGCACTTCGCCGCCGCCACGCCGTCTGACGCCAAGCGGGCCGGCCCGCGCGTCGACCCGAACGATCCGCTGGCGGTGCTGGTGCTGGGCCGCGAGCAGAACCCGAATGCCCAGGCCGACGCCGCCCAGCCCGGTGCCGCCGCTCCCGGCGCGGCGGACGCCAGCGCCGACGGCCCGGACGGCCCCGATGGCACCGAGGCCGTGCGCGCGCCGATGCAGGGCACCGTGGTCTCGCTCGCCAGGACCGAGGGCGAGACCATCGTCGCCGGCGAAGCGCTGCTGATCATGGAAGCCATGAAGATGGAGCACGTGATCGCCGCGCCGGTCAGCGGCATTGTCCGCCTGATCGCGGTCGAACCGGGCGAAACCGTGTTCGAGGACCACGCCCTTGCCTTTGTCGAGCCGGCGGACGTGGAGACCGGCGAGGCGGCGGAAGAGGAGGAGATCGACCTCGACGCCATCCGCCCGGACCTGGCCGAGGTGGAGGCCCGCCGCGCCAAGACCCTGGACGAAAACCGCCCCGACGCCGTCACCCGCCGGCGCAAGACCGGCCACCGCACCGCGCGCGAGAACATCGCCGATCTGGTCGACGACGGCTCCTTCCACGAATACGGCGCCTTCCAGGTGGCCGCGCGGCGCAACCGCTCCACCATGGAAGAGCTGATCGACCGCACGCCGGCGGATGGCCTGATCGCCGGCCTCGCCCACATCAACGGCGACCGCTTTGCGGACACGCAGTCCCGCGCCCTGGTGATGAGCTATGACTACACCGTGCTGGCCGGAACCCAGGGCTTCAACAATCACCACAAGAAGGACCGCATGTTCGCCCTGGCGGCGGAGATGCAATTGCCGCTGGTGATCTTTGCCGAGGGCGGCGGCGGGCGGCCGGGCGACACCGACAAGTATTTCTCCGCCGACCTGCACATCCCGGCCTTCAACCTGTTCGCCAAGCTTTCCGGCCTGGTGCCGATGGTCGGCATCACCACCGGCCGCTGCTTCGCCGGCAACGCCGTGCTGCTGGGCTGCTGCGACGTCGTCATCGCCACCGAGGGCTCGAACATCGGCATGGGCGGCCCGGCGATGATCGAGGGCGGCGGCCTGGGCGTCTACACGCCGGAAGAGGTCGGGCCGATGGACGTGCAGACCAAGAACGGCGTCGTCGACATCGCGGTCAAGGACGAGGCCGAGGCGGTGGCCGTCGCCAAGCAATACCTCTCCTACTTCCAGGGGCCGGTGTCGGACTGGCAGGCCGCGGACCAGCGCTGGCTGCGCCGCGCCGTGCCGGAAAACCGCCTGCGCGTCTACGAGGTGCGGGATGTGATCGAGACGCTCTGCGACCAGGGCTCGGTGCTGGAGCTGCGCAAGGCGTTCGGGCCCGGCATGATCACCTGCCTTGCCCGGATCGAGGGCCGGCCCATCGGCGTCATCGCCAACAACCCCAAGCATCTGGGCGGCGCCATCGACTCGCCGGCGGCGGACAAGGCGGCGCGCTTTCTGCAACTCTGCGACGCGTTCGACATTCCGGTGCTGTTCCTGGTCGACACCCCCGGCAACATGGTCGGGCCCGAGCACGAGAAGACCGCGCTGGTGCGCCATTGCTGCCGCGTGTTCGTGATCGGCGCCAATCTGAGCGTGCCCTTCTTCACCGTCAGCCTGCGCAAGTCCTATGGCCTCGGTGCCCAGGGCATGGCCGGCGGCAGCTTCCACGCGCCCTATTTCTCGGTCGCCTGGCCGACGGCGGAATTCGGCGGCATGGGGCTGGAGGGCGCGGTCAAGCTCGGCTACCGCAACGAACTGGCGGCGATCGAAGACCCGGAGGAACGCCGCCGCGTCTACGAGGAGAAGGTCGCCGGCATGTACGACCAGGGCAAGGCGCTGACCACGGCCACCAATTTCGAGATCGACAACGTCATCGACCCCGCCGATACCCGCGACTGGGTCCTGGCTGGCCTCCGCGCCTCGCCGCCGCCGAAACCGCGCGACGGCAAGAAGCATTCCTGGATCGACACGTGGTAG
- a CDS encoding efflux RND transporter periplasmic adaptor subunit, with protein sequence MVALSGLWLAATAVPSDPALAQAAKRLVAVEAVTLQPQVVVESVSSVGDLASEASVIVRPEIAGRVTEIGYVEGARVEAGAVLVRLDDAIYRGELDQAKARRDLSARNYERAKALNQRGHSSEQALDIAREEVRVNEASVELAEARLQKTIITAPFAGEVGLSAISVGDYIKAGDDIVNLEQIVPLKVDFRLPERYLRLVAVGRPVDITLDAFPGKSYLGEVYAIDPRIRANDRSIGVRARLPNAEGRLRPGLFARVRMIVDRRDQALVVPEEALVPRGDHRFVFRIIDGKAVLTEVKIGLRETGKVEIVEGLQAGDVVITAGQAKVREGSAVRIVGGNAGPQGKVSSAAEGSAS encoded by the coding sequence GTGGTGGCGTTGTCGGGCCTCTGGTTGGCCGCGACGGCCGTTCCGTCCGACCCCGCCCTGGCCCAGGCCGCCAAGCGGCTGGTGGCGGTGGAGGCGGTCACGCTCCAGCCGCAGGTGGTGGTGGAATCCGTCTCGTCCGTGGGCGATCTGGCCTCGGAGGCCTCGGTCATCGTGCGGCCGGAAATCGCCGGCCGGGTGACGGAAATCGGCTATGTCGAAGGCGCCAGGGTCGAGGCCGGCGCCGTGCTGGTGCGCCTGGACGATGCGATCTACCGCGGCGAACTGGACCAGGCCAAGGCCCGGCGCGACCTGAGCGCCCGCAATTACGAGCGCGCCAAGGCCCTGAACCAGCGCGGCCACAGCAGCGAGCAGGCGCTGGACATCGCGCGCGAGGAAGTGCGGGTGAACGAGGCCAGCGTCGAACTGGCCGAGGCGCGGCTTCAGAAAACCATCATCACCGCGCCCTTTGCCGGCGAGGTCGGGCTCAGCGCCATCAGCGTCGGCGACTACATCAAGGCCGGCGACGATATCGTCAACCTGGAACAGATCGTGCCGCTGAAGGTCGATTTCCGCCTGCCGGAGCGCTATTTGCGGCTGGTCGCCGTGGGGCGGCCGGTGGATATCACGCTGGATGCGTTCCCGGGCAAATCCTATCTGGGCGAGGTCTATGCCATCGACCCGCGCATCCGCGCCAACGACCGCAGCATCGGCGTGCGGGCGCGACTGCCGAATGCCGAGGGCCGGTTGCGCCCCGGCCTGTTCGCCCGCGTCCGCATGATCGTCGACCGCCGCGACCAAGCGCTGGTGGTGCCGGAGGAAGCCCTGGTGCCGCGGGGCGACCACCGCTTCGTCTTCCGCATTATCGACGGCAAGGCCGTGCTGACCGAGGTGAAGATCGGCCTGCGCGAAACCGGGAAGGTGGAGATCGTCGAGGGCCTCCAGGCCGGCGATGTCGTCATCACCGCCGGCCAGGCCAAGGTGCGGGAGGGATCGGCGGTGCGCATTGTCGGCGGCAATGCCGGACCCCAGGGCAAGGTTTCGTCCGCCGCCGAAGGGTCCGCCTCATGA
- a CDS encoding amidohydrolase, whose translation MPIINRIADLHEEMTGWRRDLHAHPETAFEEHWTSDYIAEKLETFGLDEIHRGIAQTGIVAVLRNGSSNRTIALRADMDALDILEANDVAHKSQIPGKMHACGHDGHSTMLMGAAKYLAESRNFDGTVYFIFQPAEENEGGGRVMVEEGLFDRFPAHAVYGMHNSPGMPVGEMAMRAGPAMAGYDIFEIVVEGYGTHAARPNQGVDPVVVQAQIVLGLQTIASRNVNPIDSVVVSVTQVHGGDTWNVIPQQVVLRGTVRCFKPEVQDQTEARMRALAESIATAHEATATVRYERRYPPTVNDESHMEKCAAVGRALLGEDKVSTDAPQGMGSEDFSFMLNEKPGCYIRLGNGAPGEYGSVVVHNPRYDFNDAALPYGASYWAMLVEQELARG comes from the coding sequence ATGCCGATCATCAACCGCATCGCCGACCTGCACGAGGAGATGACCGGCTGGCGGCGCGACCTGCACGCCCATCCCGAAACCGCGTTCGAGGAACACTGGACCAGCGACTATATCGCCGAGAAGCTGGAAACCTTCGGCCTCGACGAAATCCACCGCGGCATCGCCCAGACCGGCATCGTCGCCGTGCTGCGCAACGGCAGTTCCAACCGCACCATCGCGCTCCGGGCCGACATGGACGCGCTCGACATTCTCGAAGCCAACGATGTGGCGCACAAGAGCCAAATCCCCGGCAAAATGCACGCCTGCGGCCATGACGGCCACTCCACCATGCTGATGGGCGCGGCCAAATACCTGGCCGAAAGCCGGAATTTCGACGGCACCGTCTATTTCATCTTCCAGCCGGCGGAGGAGAACGAGGGCGGCGGCCGGGTCATGGTCGAGGAAGGGCTGTTCGACCGCTTCCCAGCGCACGCGGTCTACGGCATGCACAACTCGCCCGGCATGCCAGTGGGCGAGATGGCGATGCGCGCCGGCCCAGCCATGGCCGGCTATGACATTTTCGAGATCGTGGTGGAGGGCTACGGCACCCACGCCGCCCGGCCGAACCAGGGCGTCGACCCGGTGGTGGTGCAGGCGCAGATCGTGCTCGGCCTCCAGACCATCGCCAGCCGCAACGTCAACCCGATCGACAGCGTCGTCGTCAGCGTCACCCAGGTGCATGGCGGCGACACCTGGAACGTGATCCCGCAGCAGGTGGTGCTGCGCGGCACCGTGCGCTGCTTCAAGCCGGAGGTGCAGGACCAGACCGAGGCGCGCATGCGGGCGCTGGCCGAGAGCATCGCCACCGCCCACGAGGCCACGGCCACCGTGCGCTACGAACGCCGCTACCCGCCAACCGTCAACGACGAATCCCACATGGAAAAATGCGCCGCCGTCGGCCGGGCCCTGCTGGGCGAGGACAAGGTCTCCACCGACGCGCCCCAGGGCATGGGCTCGGAGGATTTCTCGTTCATGCTGAACGAGAAACCCGGTTGCTATATCCGCCTCGGCAACGGCGCGCCCGGCGAATACGGCAGCGTCGTCGTGCACAATCCGCGCTACGACTTCAACGACGCGGCCCTGCCCTATGGCGCCAGCTATTGGGCCATGCTGGTCGAGCAGGAGCTTGCCCGGGGTTGA